The Accipiter gentilis chromosome 7, bAccGen1.1, whole genome shotgun sequence genome includes a region encoding these proteins:
- the DDX28 gene encoding probable ATP-dependent RNA helicase DDX28, with protein sequence MALSRGGMAAPLPLLLPPRRLAAGAEPPENVVRVPWALRLRLQRGAQRRRRGQKEAAAAAAAHPGKLLLRSRRPELSQPRWQTVGRWERPQLVSAGWKHRKACGDYFQLEPSQEAAPALQAPPPPPPDAEPEPGPSFAAMGLQPALLAGLEGLSIGRPTAVQRLAIPALRRGRSALCAAETGSGKTLAYLLPLLDGLLSRPEGPAEAAAAGPASPRGLVVLPSRELAAQVGAVAAALCRPAGLGVRGLTGGGAAGGLRRQLRAPGPGAAVLLGTPGALREALRRRFLALGRLRWMVLDEADTLMDESFAEALEEILAHAPLAAGAPGPAGPGEARTQVVVVGATFPAGLSQTLGKFTDVGRFVTLATRSLHRLPPHVRQKFVRLKGRDKLPELLQLLKERPASGGAVLIFCNSASTVNWLGYILDDHKIKHLRLQGQMSAAARAGIFASFQKGDVSVLVCTDLASRGLDTSSVQLVVNYDFPDTLQDYLHRVGRVGRVGSRAPGAVVSFVTHRWDVDLVRKIETAARKRTGLPGMDSSINKTPPKGG encoded by the coding sequence ATGGCGCTGAGCCGCGGCGGGATGGCGGCCCccctcccgctgctgctgccgccgcggcGGCTGGCGGCGGGCGCGGAACCCCCCGAGAACGTGGTGCGCGTCCCCTGGGCCCTGCGGCTGCGCCTGCAGCGGGGCGCGCAGCGCCGTCGGCGCGGGCAaaaggaggcggcggcggcggcggcggcacatCCCGGGAAGCTGCTGCTGCGGAGCCGGCGGCCAGAGCTGAGCCAGCCCCGCTGGCAGACGGTGGGGCGCTGGGAGCGTCCGCAGCTAGTGTCGGCGGGCTGGAAGCACAGGAAGGCCTGCGGGGACTACTTCCAGCTGGAGCCCTCGCAGGAGGCGGCTCCCGCCCTGCaggcgccgccgcccccgccgcctgacgcggagccggagccgggcccGTCCTTCGCCGCCATGGGGCTGCAGCCGGCGCTGCTGGCCGGCCTGGAGGGCCTCTCCATCGGCCGCCCCACGGCGGTGCAGCGCCTCGCCATCCCCGCGCTGCGCCGCGGCCGCAGCGCCCTCTGCGCCGCCGAGACCGGCAGCGGCAAGACGCTGGCCTacctgctgccgctgctggaCGGGCTGCTCTCCCGCCCCGAGgggccggcggaggcggcggcggcggggccggcgtcGCCCCGCGGGCTGGTGGTGCTGCCTTCGCGGGAGCTGGCGGCGCAGGTgggcgcggtggcggcggcgctgtgccggccggcggggctgggggtgcgCGGGCTGacgggcggcggcgccgcgggcGGGCTGCGGAGGCAGCTGCGGGCGCCGGGGCCGGGTGCCGCCGTGCTGCTGGGCACGCCCGGGGCGCTGCGGGAGGCGCTGCGGCGGCGCTTCCTGGCCCTGGGGCGGCTGCGCTGGATGGTGCTGGACGAGGCGGACACCCTGATGGACGAGTCCTTCGCGGAGGCGCTGGAGGAGATCCTGGCGCACGCCCCCCTGGCCGCCGGAGCCCCCgggccggccggccccggggAGGCGAGGACCCAGGTGGTGGTGGTCGGCGCCACCTTCCCGGCGGGACTGAGCCAGACGCTGGGGAAGTTCACCGACGTGGGCCGGTTTGTCACCCTCGCCACCCGGAGCCTGCACCGCCTGCCGCCCCACGTCCGGCAGAAGTTTGTGCGCCTCAAAGGCCGGGACAAGCTGCCCGAACTGCTGCAGCTACTCAAGGAGCGCCCGGCGTCCGGCGGGGCTGTTCTCATCTTCTGCAACAGTGCCAGCACCGTCAACTGGCTGGGCTACATCCTGGATGACCACAAAATCAAGCACCTGAGGTTGCAGGGACAGATGTCGGCAGCTGCCAGAGCCGGCATCTTTGCCTCCTTCCAGAAGGGTGACGTGTCTGTCCTCGTCTGCACTGACCTTGCCTCGCGGGGGCTGGACACCAGCAGCGTGCAGCTAGTGGTCAACTATGACTTCCCAGACACCCTGCAGGACTACCTGCACCGCGTGGGGCGAGTTGGACGCGTTGGAAGCAGGGCGCCTGGAGCTGTGGTTAGTTTTGTCACCCATCGGTGGGATGTGGACCTGGTGCGGAAAATAGAGACTGCAGCCCGGAAGAGGACAGGTCTCCCAGGCATGGACTCCTCTATTAATAAGACTCCACCTAAAGGAGGTTGA